One window from the genome of Kaistella carnis encodes:
- a CDS encoding patatin-like phospholipase family protein: MKKHFLLLLLFLMTFYAKAQVKEGFTVPKNPKIGLSLAGGGAKGFAHIGVLKVLDSLGVKVDYISGTSMGAIVGGLYASGYTGKEIEKIVLDTDFYSIIANKKTRQDASFFNKSVDKYILTIPVKDGKINVLPKAISTGQKNIYLLKELFKNVSTITDFSKLPIPFMCIGTNLESGKMKIFESGDLVSSIMASSAFPSLMDPVKIGDSLYIDGAMTINYPSKPLRDKGIDIVIGVDLSQGLASRENLQSAISILNQVIDFGIQKETINQLQYTDINIKPDLGTNGATSYDAKKAILDSGYVEAQKYIEPLNLLPKKDQVLLRAPMSSIYSNVYKIDSLIVENNHIFRKNYVQGKMNLKIPSLQTYGGINRMIDKLYATNNYRLINYDLIQDEDKNYLKLDVTEDDTRFFLKFGLHYDEIFKTGLLLNATAKRLLFQNSTVSLDLVVGDQTRYYFNYFIDNGYIPGFGVYASGMSLDLKDIDSNIYDKWNWFRNEVYLQSIWRDKYAIGGGISHDYFESKLVGNPKYGFSENYINAYVFIKSDTQDDRSFPTRGIYLSAEGKVIDILNKLSDGKILQAKINTQLNFPISDWLTYRLGLVGGFTIGEDLSPYYQYHLGGLFQQNLGNFVSFAGYELGQRTAQNILVNSNTFQFKFWKNWYADANISIANLFDDIKVDDILHITDSSAGVTAGYKSPFGQIKINYSHSLQINKGMFSVILGHWF; this comes from the coding sequence ATGAAAAAACACTTTTTATTATTACTTCTATTTCTAATGACTTTCTATGCGAAAGCTCAGGTAAAAGAAGGATTTACTGTTCCGAAGAATCCGAAAATCGGCTTATCACTTGCCGGTGGTGGTGCTAAAGGATTTGCACATATTGGCGTTTTAAAAGTTCTTGATTCTTTGGGAGTGAAAGTAGATTATATCTCCGGAACGAGCATGGGAGCCATTGTAGGCGGATTATACGCCTCAGGATATACAGGGAAAGAAATTGAAAAAATCGTTTTAGATACCGACTTCTACTCTATCATCGCCAATAAAAAAACCCGCCAGGACGCAAGTTTCTTTAATAAATCTGTTGACAAATATATACTTACCATTCCTGTAAAAGACGGAAAAATAAATGTTCTTCCAAAAGCAATATCTACGGGTCAGAAAAATATTTATTTGCTCAAGGAGCTTTTTAAAAATGTTTCAACGATTACCGATTTCTCCAAGTTACCGATTCCTTTTATGTGTATTGGTACCAATCTGGAAAGCGGAAAAATGAAAATATTTGAAAGCGGTGATCTGGTAAGTTCTATTATGGCAAGTTCCGCCTTTCCTTCTTTAATGGATCCTGTAAAAATTGGGGATTCTTTGTATATCGATGGAGCCATGACCATTAATTATCCTTCCAAACCTTTAAGAGATAAAGGTATTGATATCGTGATAGGCGTTGATTTAAGTCAGGGATTAGCCAGCCGTGAAAATTTACAGTCTGCAATTTCCATTTTAAACCAAGTGATCGATTTTGGTATTCAAAAAGAAACCATCAATCAATTACAATATACTGATATTAACATCAAACCGGATCTTGGAACTAATGGCGCGACCAGTTATGATGCCAAAAAAGCCATCTTGGATTCTGGGTATGTTGAAGCGCAAAAATATATCGAACCCCTCAATTTACTGCCCAAAAAAGACCAGGTTCTTTTGAGAGCACCCATGAGTTCAATTTATTCCAATGTTTACAAAATTGATAGTTTAATCGTGGAAAACAATCATATTTTCAGAAAGAATTATGTGCAGGGAAAAATGAATCTTAAAATTCCCTCCCTACAAACTTACGGTGGGATTAACCGAATGATTGATAAACTGTATGCCACCAATAATTACCGATTAATTAATTATGATTTAATTCAGGACGAAGATAAAAACTATCTTAAGCTTGATGTTACGGAAGATGATACCCGTTTCTTCTTAAAATTTGGTCTGCACTATGATGAAATTTTCAAAACCGGACTACTTCTAAATGCCACAGCTAAAAGATTATTGTTCCAAAATTCTACAGTATCTCTGGATTTAGTGGTGGGCGATCAGACCCGTTATTACTTTAATTATTTCATTGATAATGGGTATATCCCAGGATTTGGAGTTTATGCTTCCGGAATGTCCCTTGATTTAAAAGATATAGACAGTAATATTTACGATAAATGGAATTGGTTTCGGAATGAAGTCTATCTACAGTCGATTTGGAGGGATAAATATGCGATAGGTGGTGGTATTAGCCACGATTATTTCGAATCAAAGTTAGTAGGTAATCCAAAATATGGTTTTTCAGAAAACTACATTAATGCCTATGTTTTTATTAAAAGTGACACCCAGGACGACCGTAGTTTTCCAACGAGAGGAATCTATCTGAGTGCAGAAGGGAAAGTAATCGATATTCTTAACAAATTAAGTGACGGCAAAATATTACAGGCAAAAATTAACACCCAATTAAACTTTCCTATTTCTGATTGGCTTACCTACCGATTGGGATTGGTGGGTGGTTTTACGATCGGTGAAGATCTAAGTCCTTATTACCAATACCATCTTGGAGGATTATTTCAGCAAAATCTAGGAAACTTCGTGAGCTTCGCAGGATATGAATTAGGCCAAAGAACTGCTCAGAATATTCTGGTAAATTCCAATACGTTCCAGTTTAAATTTTGGAAAAATTGGTATGCAGATGCGAATATTTCAATCGCCAACCTCTTTGATGATATCAAAGTGGATGATATTTTGCACATTACCGATTCATCCGCAGGTGTTACCGCGGGGTACAAATCACCATTCGGACAGATAAAAATAAATTACAGTCACTCTTTACAAATAAATAAGGGAATGTTCAGTGTAATCCTGGGACATTGGTTTTAG
- the ybeY gene encoding rRNA maturation RNase YbeY → MIQFFFEEVETLALGDKTTDWLKNIIITEQKKVGKITYVFCTDEALLKVNKDFLQHDYYTDVITFDYVKGKTISADIFVSLPRISENAETLNKIFNIELHRVLAHGILHLCGYKDKTEEEIQEMRQKEDFYLSLI, encoded by the coding sequence ATGATACAATTTTTCTTTGAAGAAGTAGAAACTCTAGCACTCGGTGACAAGACAACCGATTGGTTGAAGAATATCATTATTACTGAACAGAAAAAAGTAGGCAAAATTACTTATGTCTTTTGTACTGATGAAGCATTGCTGAAAGTGAATAAAGATTTCCTACAACATGATTACTATACAGATGTCATTACCTTCGACTATGTAAAAGGCAAAACCATCTCGGCTGATATTTTCGTATCTTTGCCCCGAATTTCAGAAAATGCTGAAACTCTAAATAAAATTTTTAATATTGAATTACATAGAGTTTTAGCGCACGGAATCCTTCATTTATGCGGTTATAAAGACAAAACGGAAGAAGAAATTCAGGAAATGAGACAGAAGGAGGATTTTTATCTTAGCCTTATTTAG
- the mnmG gene encoding tRNA uridine-5-carboxymethylaminomethyl(34) synthesis enzyme MnmG encodes MINDIYDVIVVGAGHAGSEAAAAAANLGSKTLLITMNMQTIGQMSCNPAMGGIAKGQIVREIDAMGGYSGIIADKSAIQFKMLNLSKGPAMWSPRTQNDRMLFAEEWRIALEQTPNLDFFQDMVKSLIVENNKVVGVITSLGLQIKAKSVVLTNGTFLNGLIHVGDKQLGGGRMGEPRAFGITEQLVSLGFEAGRMKTGTPPRVDGRSLDYSKMEEQKGDENPQKFSYLDSPKLEKQMSCHIVYTNETVHDILREGFDRSPMFNGTIQSTGPRYCPSIEDKINRFAERTRHQLFVEPEGWRTVEIYVNGFSSSLPEEIQMKAMKHIPGFENAKVFRPGYAIEYDYFPPTQLHHTLETKLVENLYFAGQINGTTGYEEAAGQGLMAGINAHNKVHEKDPFVLNRDEAYIGVLIDDLITKGTEEPYRMFTSRAEYRLLLRQDNADIRLTEKSYNLGLAKEERLKRVNDKIEQSNKLEVYLKDTSLKPGIINPILESISSAPVDQAYRSSQILTRPNITLEKLEEIDFIKAEIGDYSTEVKEQAQINIKYKGYIDKERDNVAKLLRLETIRIPDTFDYENLKSLSAEARQKFMKVRPKTIAQASRISGVSPADINILLIFLK; translated from the coding sequence ATGATAAATGATATATACGACGTTATTGTAGTTGGCGCAGGACACGCCGGATCAGAAGCTGCAGCGGCTGCTGCAAACTTAGGTTCCAAAACACTGCTTATTACGATGAACATGCAGACCATCGGACAAATGTCCTGCAATCCTGCAATGGGCGGAATTGCAAAAGGACAGATTGTACGTGAAATTGATGCGATGGGAGGTTACTCCGGAATTATCGCAGACAAATCTGCTATCCAGTTTAAAATGTTGAACCTTTCAAAAGGTCCTGCAATGTGGTCTCCACGAACACAAAATGACAGAATGCTTTTCGCAGAAGAGTGGCGCATCGCTTTGGAACAAACTCCAAATCTGGACTTTTTTCAGGATATGGTGAAGAGCCTTATAGTTGAAAATAATAAAGTAGTCGGCGTAATCACCTCACTCGGTTTGCAAATTAAAGCCAAGTCGGTAGTCCTAACCAATGGAACCTTTTTAAACGGTCTTATCCATGTTGGAGATAAACAGTTAGGCGGTGGAAGAATGGGTGAACCAAGAGCATTCGGAATTACTGAGCAATTAGTTTCCCTAGGATTTGAAGCAGGACGAATGAAAACAGGAACTCCACCAAGAGTTGACGGACGATCACTGGATTATTCAAAAATGGAAGAACAAAAAGGCGATGAAAATCCTCAGAAATTCTCCTATTTAGACAGTCCAAAACTTGAGAAACAAATGAGCTGTCACATTGTTTATACGAATGAAACGGTACATGATATCTTACGTGAAGGATTTGACAGAAGCCCAATGTTTAATGGAACCATTCAAAGTACCGGACCGCGTTATTGCCCAAGTATTGAAGATAAAATTAACAGATTTGCGGAAAGAACCAGACATCAACTTTTTGTAGAACCGGAAGGTTGGCGAACTGTTGAGATCTATGTGAATGGTTTCAGTTCTTCTTTGCCGGAAGAAATACAAATGAAAGCCATGAAACACATTCCCGGATTTGAAAATGCTAAAGTTTTCAGACCTGGTTATGCGATCGAATACGACTACTTCCCTCCTACTCAACTGCATCATACCCTAGAAACTAAACTGGTAGAAAACTTATATTTTGCGGGTCAAATTAACGGGACTACCGGATATGAAGAAGCAGCAGGACAAGGTCTAATGGCGGGAATCAATGCACATAATAAAGTTCATGAAAAAGATCCCTTTGTTTTAAATAGAGATGAGGCTTACATTGGAGTTTTAATTGATGATTTAATTACAAAAGGAACGGAGGAACCTTACAGAATGTTTACTTCCAGAGCTGAATACAGATTGTTATTGAGACAGGACAATGCAGATATTCGACTCACGGAAAAATCTTATAATTTAGGATTAGCCAAAGAAGAAAGACTAAAACGGGTAAACGACAAAATCGAACAAAGTAATAAATTAGAAGTATATTTAAAGGATACTTCTTTAAAACCTGGAATAATCAATCCAATTTTAGAAAGTATTTCGTCGGCACCTGTTGATCAAGCGTATCGATCTTCACAAATTTTAACGCGTCCGAATATAACTTTGGAGAAATTGGAAGAGATTGATTTTATAAAAGCAGAAATCGGTGACTACTCTACTGAGGTCAAAGAACAGGCGCAAATAAACATTAAATATAAAGGATATATTGATAAAGAAAGAGATAATGTAGCCAAGTTACTCAGATTGGAAACCATTAGAATTCCGGATACATTCGACTATGAAAACTTAAAGTCTCTATCCGCGGAAGCGAGACAAAAATTCATGAAGGTCAGACCGAAAACGATTGCTCAAGCTTCCAGAATTAGCGGAGTTTCTCCTGCTGATATAAATATTCTTTTAATCTTTTTAAAGTAA
- a CDS encoding class I SAM-dependent methyltransferase has translation MKIKDHFLTQEEFEIIETETSGVYKTYPVPENLAPYYDSKDYISHHQDSGSLKEKLYKVLQNINLNYKKKLLIEYAGKGKKVLDYGCGAGEFIKYIEKDFDSYGFEPNPVARKYAKSKVKKSTVIEDLNILPDQSINVITLWHVFEHIDNQEDILNKFYNKLTDRGLLIVAVPNPTSDDALRYKEYWAAYDVPRHVYHFSKNGMERLMNNKKWKIRKIKPLLLDSFYISMLSEKYKKSSLFGIKGLFYGLISNVKASKTGEFSSLIYIIEKK, from the coding sequence ATGAAAATTAAAGATCATTTCCTAACGCAGGAAGAGTTTGAGATTATAGAAACTGAAACTTCCGGCGTCTACAAAACATATCCGGTTCCGGAAAATCTAGCACCTTATTATGACAGCAAAGATTATATTTCCCATCATCAGGATTCCGGTAGTTTAAAAGAAAAGTTATATAAAGTTTTACAAAATATAAATCTCAACTATAAAAAGAAATTACTTATCGAATATGCAGGAAAGGGCAAAAAGGTTTTAGATTATGGTTGTGGCGCAGGTGAATTTATTAAATATATTGAGAAAGATTTTGATAGTTACGGCTTTGAACCTAATCCAGTCGCGCGAAAATACGCGAAGAGCAAAGTAAAAAAATCGACTGTAATTGAAGACTTAAATATTTTACCGGATCAAAGTATAAATGTCATCACGCTTTGGCATGTGTTTGAACATATTGATAATCAAGAAGATATATTAAATAAATTTTATAACAAACTGACAGACAGAGGATTACTAATTGTTGCTGTCCCCAATCCTACTTCTGATGATGCTCTGCGCTATAAAGAATATTGGGCAGCTTACGATGTTCCTCGGCATGTTTACCATTTCTCAAAAAATGGAATGGAAAGATTAATGAACAACAAAAAGTGGAAAATCAGAAAAATAAAACCACTCCTACTCGATTCGTTTTATATTTCAATGTTAAGTGAAAAATATAAAAAATCCTCACTTTTCGGGATTAAAGGTCTGTTCTACGGACTCATTTCTAACGTAAAAGCATCAAAAACGGGCGAATTTTCTAGTTTGATATATATTATCGAAAAAAAATAG
- a CDS encoding phosphoglycerate kinase has protein sequence MKTINDFDFKDKKALVRVDFNVPQSADLKVTDNTRIQAVKPTIDKILNDGGSVILVTHLGRPKGKFSEEFSLKNIVPEIESVLNKSISFCPDCMGEDAKNMTAALKPGEILLLENVRFYEEEEKGDKEFAKKLASYGDAYVNDAFGTAHREHASTAIIAQFFPSTKFFGLLMAKELEAIDKVLKSGEKPVTAILGGSKVSSKITIIENILPAVDNIIIGGGMAFTFIKALGGEIGKSIVELDKTSLALEILEKAKSQNVNIYLPVDVIMADEFSNDAETKEEDIYDIPEGWMGMDAGRKSRTLFNDVIMNSRTILWNGPIGVFEMPKFADGTVALGDSIAEATKLGAFSLVGGGDSVAFVKQFNYEDKVSYVSTGGGAMLESLEGMELPGVKAINN, from the coding sequence ATGAAAACAATTAATGATTTTGACTTCAAGGATAAAAAAGCTTTGGTGAGAGTAGATTTCAATGTGCCGCAAAGTGCAGATCTGAAAGTTACAGATAATACCAGAATCCAAGCTGTAAAACCAACAATTGATAAAATACTGAATGACGGCGGTTCAGTGATCCTTGTTACTCATTTGGGTAGACCAAAAGGTAAATTTTCAGAAGAGTTTTCTTTAAAAAATATCGTCCCTGAAATAGAGTCTGTATTGAATAAAAGCATTTCGTTTTGCCCGGACTGTATGGGAGAGGATGCTAAAAATATGACTGCTGCTTTGAAACCGGGAGAGATTTTACTTCTTGAAAACGTGAGATTCTACGAAGAAGAGGAGAAGGGCGATAAAGAATTTGCAAAAAAATTAGCTAGTTATGGGGATGCTTATGTAAATGATGCCTTTGGAACTGCGCATCGTGAACATGCATCTACGGCAATAATTGCTCAATTCTTTCCTTCAACTAAATTTTTCGGTTTACTAATGGCAAAGGAGTTAGAAGCGATTGATAAAGTTTTGAAATCAGGTGAAAAGCCTGTGACTGCAATTTTAGGAGGATCAAAAGTTTCCAGTAAGATCACTATTATAGAAAATATTTTGCCTGCAGTTGATAATATTATTATCGGTGGAGGTATGGCGTTTACTTTTATTAAAGCTTTAGGTGGCGAAATTGGAAAATCGATTGTTGAATTAGATAAAACGAGTTTAGCGCTGGAGATTTTGGAAAAAGCTAAATCTCAAAATGTAAATATTTACCTGCCTGTTGATGTCATCATGGCTGATGAGTTTAGTAATGATGCAGAGACCAAAGAAGAAGATATTTATGACATTCCCGAAGGTTGGATGGGAATGGATGCAGGTAGAAAATCCCGAACGCTCTTTAATGATGTCATTATGAATTCTCGTACCATTTTATGGAATGGACCTATTGGAGTTTTTGAGATGCCGAAGTTTGCAGACGGTACCGTAGCTTTAGGGGACAGTATTGCAGAAGCAACAAAGCTGGGCGCATTTTCTCTCGTAGGTGGAGGAGACAGTGTTGCCTTCGTAAAACAGTTTAATTATGAGGATAAGGTGAGTTACGTGTCGACTGGTGGAGGAGCGATGCTTGAAAGTTTAGAAGGTATGGAATTGCCGGGCGTGAAAGCCATTAATAATTAA
- the rpiB gene encoding ribose 5-phosphate isomerase B translates to MKKIAIACDHAGFDYKEIIKKHLEGKYEVEDFGTFSKDSVDYPDFVHPAATSVAEGKNELGILICGSGNGVQMTANKHQDIRCALCWMPELAVLARKHNNANMIALPARFIASELATDIVDDFLNTDFEGGRHQNRVEKISYC, encoded by the coding sequence ATGAAAAAAATAGCAATTGCATGTGATCATGCCGGTTTCGACTACAAAGAAATAATAAAGAAACATTTAGAAGGAAAATACGAAGTAGAAGATTTCGGTACCTTTTCTAAGGATTCTGTAGATTATCCTGATTTTGTACATCCAGCGGCTACATCTGTCGCAGAGGGAAAAAATGAGTTGGGTATATTGATCTGTGGTAGTGGAAATGGAGTTCAGATGACTGCAAATAAACATCAGGATATTCGATGTGCATTATGTTGGATGCCTGAACTTGCCGTATTGGCGAGAAAACATAATAATGCAAATATGATCGCTCTCCCGGCGCGGTTTATTGCAAGTGAATTAGCAACAGATATTGTTGATGACTTCCTGAATACTGATTTTGAAGGTGGAAGACATCAAAACCGAGTGGAGAAGATTTCATACTGTTAA
- the rnr gene encoding ribonuclease R, whose protein sequence is MAKKAKYISDKNNHKLQEIGRMILRFMNEKSGKIFNYKQIADGIDYKNPRQRELVIQSIHKLLSDKRIKEVEKGKYIINLNIEGTLTGTIDFNQTGNAYVKVDGLDDDIFIHSKNVKDALQGDTVLIVTYHFKGRKIEGSVLEVIERKREQFVGTFQFIKHKDFGFVVGDKKQINTDIFVPKGKIAGAQDGDKVVVKMTDWKQGEKNPEGEIIQVLGVPGEHETEIHSILAQYGLPYEFPEEVEREAADLERNILESEVAKRRDMRGICTFTIDPKDAKDFDDALSIQKLENGNWEIGVHIADVSHYVVPGTLVDDEAYRRATSVYLVDRVVPMLPEVLSNDVCSLRPNEDKYTFSAVFEINDNAEIKKEWFGRTVIRSDRKFAYEEAQERIETQEGDLLEEIMTLDRLAKILRKQRIDNGAITFDRSEVRFNLDENGQPIGVYFKVSKDSNHLIEEFMLLANRKVSEFVSLKKNGNPTDNTFIYRVHDDPDPVKLEALRDFVGTFGYTMNLANTKKVAESLNKLLQDVKGKGEENMIETLAMRSMSKAIYSTDPIGHYGLGFDYYSHFTSPIRRYPDLIAHRLLQHYLDGGKSPNKQDYEVKCKHCSGMERLASDAERDSIKFMQVKFMEQHIGEEFTGVISGVADFGFWVQIPENGAEGLIKLRDLMDDSYSYDAKTHSVQGSKTGNKFQLGDQVTIKVMKANLIQKQLDFKIISS, encoded by the coding sequence ATGGCAAAAAAAGCAAAATATATATCGGACAAAAACAATCATAAACTTCAGGAAATTGGAAGAATGATCCTGCGTTTTATGAATGAAAAATCCGGAAAAATCTTTAACTATAAGCAAATTGCTGATGGTATTGATTACAAAAATCCCAGACAGCGCGAACTGGTCATTCAGTCAATTCACAAATTACTATCTGATAAGCGAATCAAAGAAGTAGAAAAAGGAAAATACATCATTAACCTTAATATAGAAGGAACTTTAACAGGAACGATTGATTTTAACCAAACCGGCAATGCGTATGTAAAGGTTGATGGATTAGACGATGATATTTTTATACACTCTAAAAATGTAAAAGATGCTTTACAGGGCGACACCGTTCTGATCGTAACCTATCATTTCAAAGGACGCAAAATAGAAGGGTCAGTATTAGAAGTGATTGAAAGAAAGCGCGAGCAGTTCGTAGGAACATTTCAGTTTATCAAACATAAAGATTTCGGTTTTGTTGTAGGTGATAAAAAGCAGATCAATACTGATATTTTCGTTCCGAAAGGAAAAATTGCCGGCGCTCAGGATGGGGATAAAGTCGTGGTTAAAATGACCGACTGGAAACAGGGAGAAAAGAATCCGGAAGGTGAAATTATTCAGGTTTTGGGAGTTCCGGGTGAACATGAAACCGAAATTCACTCGATCTTGGCGCAATATGGCCTACCCTACGAGTTCCCTGAAGAAGTGGAAAGAGAAGCGGCCGACCTGGAGCGCAATATTTTGGAAAGTGAGGTTGCAAAAAGACGTGATATGCGTGGAATATGCACATTTACCATCGATCCAAAAGATGCAAAGGATTTTGATGATGCCCTTTCCATTCAAAAATTAGAAAACGGAAACTGGGAAATTGGCGTTCATATTGCCGATGTCTCCCATTATGTCGTCCCTGGAACTTTGGTGGATGATGAAGCTTATAGAAGAGCAACTTCAGTCTATCTTGTCGATCGGGTCGTTCCTATGTTACCCGAAGTTTTGAGTAATGATGTTTGTTCGCTTCGCCCGAATGAAGATAAATACACCTTTTCTGCCGTATTTGAGATTAACGATAATGCAGAAATCAAGAAAGAATGGTTTGGAAGAACCGTCATTCGTTCAGACCGTAAATTTGCTTACGAAGAAGCACAGGAAAGAATAGAGACCCAGGAAGGCGATTTGTTAGAAGAAATCATGACGCTGGACCGACTTGCAAAAATATTAAGAAAACAACGTATTGACAATGGCGCCATTACTTTTGACCGTAGTGAAGTTCGTTTCAATCTTGATGAGAACGGTCAGCCAATCGGTGTTTATTTTAAAGTAAGTAAAGATTCTAATCATTTGATAGAAGAATTTATGTTGTTGGCCAACCGTAAAGTTTCGGAATTTGTTTCTTTGAAGAAGAATGGAAATCCAACAGATAATACCTTTATTTACAGAGTTCACGATGATCCGGATCCTGTAAAATTAGAAGCATTGCGCGATTTTGTGGGAACTTTTGGCTATACCATGAATCTTGCGAATACTAAAAAAGTAGCAGAATCTTTGAACAAACTCTTACAGGACGTAAAAGGGAAAGGAGAAGAAAATATGATCGAAACCTTAGCCATGCGTTCGATGAGTAAAGCCATCTACTCTACCGATCCTATTGGCCATTATGGATTAGGCTTTGACTATTATTCACATTTCACGTCTCCAATACGTCGTTATCCGGATTTAATTGCGCACCGTTTATTACAACATTATCTGGATGGTGGTAAATCACCTAATAAACAGGATTATGAGGTAAAATGCAAGCATTGCAGCGGCATGGAACGACTTGCTTCAGATGCGGAAAGAGACTCGATCAAATTTATGCAGGTTAAATTTATGGAGCAGCATATTGGAGAAGAATTTACGGGTGTTATATCAGGAGTTGCCGATTTTGGATTCTGGGTACAGATTCCGGAAAATGGTGCTGAAGGTTTAATAAAACTGCGTGATTTAATGGATGATTCTTATTCTTACGATGCAAAAACCCATTCGGTACAAGGCAGTAAAACAGGAAATAAGTTCCAGCTGGGTGATCAAGTCACTATTAAAGTAATGAAAGCGAACTTAATTCAAAAACAATTAGATTTCAAAATCATTTCCTCTTAA
- a CDS encoding LysE family translocator gives MIELILSAVGLGIMLSLVFIGPIFFLLIETSFSRGPKHAFTLDLGVVFADIICIAASYFASGDLVQIIDKHPGFYRITAFIVFIYALYMIVSKTKMRLQGEEKMIGQNYFKTFLNGFFFNILNIGVVLFWLVTVISVRNAYPELQDFLLYMGLVVGTYLIIDIFKIYLAKIFHYKLTQNLANQIRRGVGFILLAFSIFIFLQSFKKFNQFDKKLEEAERTEQKVLHQ, from the coding sequence ATGATAGAACTCATCCTTTCAGCAGTCGGTTTAGGAATAATGCTGAGTCTGGTTTTTATTGGCCCTATTTTTTTTCTGCTTATTGAAACCAGTTTTTCCCGTGGTCCCAAACATGCCTTTACCTTAGATTTAGGCGTGGTTTTCGCTGATATTATTTGTATCGCTGCTTCTTATTTTGCGAGTGGCGATTTGGTACAGATCATCGATAAACATCCCGGGTTTTACCGCATCACTGCTTTCATTGTTTTTATTTATGCATTATACATGATTGTTTCCAAAACAAAAATGCGCTTGCAGGGTGAAGAAAAAATGATCGGACAGAACTATTTTAAAACCTTCCTGAATGGATTTTTCTTTAATATTCTGAATATTGGAGTTGTTTTATTTTGGTTGGTTACGGTAATCTCCGTGCGAAATGCCTATCCTGAACTTCAAGATTTTCTTTTATATATGGGACTTGTTGTAGGAACTTATCTCATCATTGATATTTTTAAAATCTATCTGGCTAAAATTTTTCATTATAAACTGACTCAAAATCTTGCAAATCAGATAAGACGGGGAGTTGGCTTTATCCTGTTGGCCTTCAGTATTTTTATTTTTTTGCAGAGTTTTAAAAAATTTAATCAGTTCGATAAAAAACTGGAGGAAGCCGAAAGAACCGAACAAAAAGTATTGCATCAATGA
- a CDS encoding S66 peptidase family protein, which yields MKEIIFPTSLKKGAKIALISPAGAVEEKQVEEGIELINKKGFEPVLGQHLFTKYVHGYNYAGTEKERVSDLNWAFNDDEIEAVWASRGGYGCQHLLKHLKLVKFRNHPKWYIGYSDNTVIQSFLLKNNFASINGQTLKTSSFGVTGESYDLIFDILKGGKPTYQIPTHYLNKKGTVEGPLVGGNLALVYALLGTSYSFDFREKILFIEEIGEKYYALDRMLMSLELAGVFRKIKGLIIGGMINMGDEKDNANYEESFDEFAYQLIAERLKKYNFPTIFGFPNGHIYDNRPLIIGANVVMNIGSETFVAF from the coding sequence ATGAAAGAAATCATCTTCCCAACATCTTTAAAAAAAGGCGCTAAAATTGCCCTTATTTCGCCCGCAGGTGCCGTAGAAGAAAAACAGGTAGAAGAAGGGATAGAACTAATAAATAAGAAAGGATTCGAACCGGTTTTAGGTCAACATCTTTTCACGAAGTATGTTCATGGATACAATTACGCCGGGACCGAAAAAGAAAGAGTTTCTGACCTGAACTGGGCTTTTAATGACGATGAAATTGAAGCGGTCTGGGCCTCAAGAGGAGGATATGGATGTCAGCATTTATTAAAGCATTTAAAACTGGTTAAGTTTCGTAATCATCCAAAATGGTACATTGGATATTCTGACAATACGGTGATTCAAAGTTTTTTATTAAAAAACAACTTTGCTTCTATTAATGGACAGACCCTTAAAACTTCAAGTTTTGGCGTGACCGGTGAAAGTTATGATTTGATCTTTGATATTTTAAAAGGAGGCAAACCCACTTACCAGATCCCAACCCATTATTTAAATAAAAAAGGAACAGTTGAAGGACCTTTAGTTGGCGGAAATTTAGCCTTAGTTTATGCACTTTTAGGAACTTCATACTCCTTTGATTTCAGAGAAAAGATTTTATTTATTGAGGAAATTGGGGAAAAATATTACGCGCTCGACCGTATGCTGATGAGTCTTGAATTGGCAGGAGTTTTCCGGAAAATTAAGGGATTAATTATTGGTGGGATGATCAACATGGGTGACGAGAAAGACAACGCCAACTATGAGGAAAGTTTTGATGAATTTGCCTACCAGCTAATCGCCGAACGTTTAAAGAAATACAATTTTCCAACTATTTTTGGTTTTCCGAATGGTCATATTTATGATAACAGACCCTTGATTATAGGAGCAAATGTGGTAATGAATATTGGATCAGAAACTTTCGTTGCATTTTAA